The following coding sequences lie in one Paenibacillus durus ATCC 35681 genomic window:
- a CDS encoding MFS transporter, with translation MRKNTGNPSTFTSLKWFNFFLYGTMVLFTSFFQLYLQDVGINKLEIGVLMSIGPLVSVLANPFWGIWTGRYQNNRGVVLLMLAGTLVFSQIIFQANTYETVYTAIILFYFCQTPLFAQSNTLVLSYIEGTPLRFGSFRLFGSLGWALTAIAAGPVIQYGGVSVLPYLFAVLLGLSIVSLAAMPKLRSSIGPAPLPLRGFGLLFRNPYFLFFIFFGMLVAIPNTINNTFMSLYINDMGGSKTMIGLAVFLSSILEAGVFMLCKRYLRRKISVLTGWLALVSVLFVLRWWLMSQATLPLEVAFIQILHSITFGGFFYVGTELTMLLIPAPYRSCGQALYTLSWGGISGMIGGILGGWLFQYLGAQSMYEFCVFLSLIGALGYGGMWLFVNRGGYRHTSAIHDELEEGSV, from the coding sequence TTGCGGAAGAATACTGGAAATCCATCAACCTTCACATCCTTGAAATGGTTCAACTTTTTCCTATACGGAACAATGGTTCTATTCACCAGTTTCTTCCAGCTGTATCTGCAGGACGTAGGGATAAATAAGCTGGAAATCGGTGTCTTAATGTCGATCGGACCGCTCGTGTCGGTCCTCGCCAACCCGTTCTGGGGAATATGGACCGGCCGATATCAGAATAACAGAGGCGTCGTATTGCTGATGCTGGCAGGGACGCTTGTGTTCTCTCAGATTATTTTTCAGGCAAATACATATGAAACGGTCTATACTGCGATAATTCTGTTCTATTTCTGCCAGACCCCGCTGTTCGCGCAGAGCAATACGCTCGTCTTAAGCTATATCGAGGGAACGCCTCTACGCTTCGGCTCCTTTCGTCTCTTCGGATCGCTTGGCTGGGCACTGACGGCTATAGCCGCGGGCCCGGTTATTCAGTATGGCGGCGTCTCGGTGCTGCCCTACCTGTTCGCGGTCCTGCTGGGCTTATCCATCGTATCGCTCGCCGCCATGCCTAAGCTGCGCAGCTCAATCGGACCAGCGCCTTTGCCGCTTAGAGGGTTCGGCCTGCTGTTCAGGAATCCTTATTTCCTGTTTTTTATCTTTTTCGGCATGCTGGTAGCCATTCCGAACACCATAAATAATACGTTCATGTCGCTCTATATCAATGATATGGGCGGCTCCAAGACGATGATCGGCCTGGCCGTGTTCCTCTCCTCCATCCTTGAAGCGGGGGTGTTCATGCTGTGCAAACGCTATTTGCGGCGCAAAATTTCCGTTCTCACCGGCTGGCTGGCGCTGGTCAGCGTTCTGTTCGTGCTGCGGTGGTGGCTGATGTCTCAGGCAACGCTTCCGCTTGAGGTGGCCTTTATTCAAATTTTACATTCCATAACGTTCGGCGGCTTCTTCTACGTAGGGACAGAGTTGACGATGCTGCTTATTCCTGCACCGTACCGCTCCTGCGGGCAGGCTCTCTACACCTTGTCCTGGGGCGGAATTTCCGGCATGATCGGCGGTATTCTTGGCGGATGGCTGTTTCAGTATCTCGGCGCCCAGAGCATGTACGAATTCTGTGTCTTCCTGTCACTCATCGGCGCGCTGGGGTACGGAGGAATGTGGCTTTTTGTCAACAGAGGCGGTTACCGGCATACCTCGGCGATCCATGATGAACTTGAAGAGGGCAGCGTTTAG